The sequence below is a genomic window from Gossypium hirsutum isolate 1008001.06 chromosome A11, Gossypium_hirsutum_v2.1, whole genome shotgun sequence.
CCAACTGTCGCCGTGGAATCTGCGCCTGAGCTGGCGGAAGAGAATCCCGCTGAGGCTACAGCCAATCCCAAATCTGGCAAAGCAAAGAAAGCTAAAGAGCCCAAAGCCAAGAAGGCTGCAGCTCCTAGGAAGCGACGAGCTCCTCCTGCTCATCCTCCTTACGAAGAGGtatttcataattcaatttttttctaaatggTTCCGATTATGTTGTAGGTTTCCGTAATTCAGATCTGAATTCGTGTTAATATGTGATCTGTCTGTGACAGATGGTCAAGGATGCAATCGTTACTTTGAAGGAGAAGACTGGATCAAGTCAGTATGCTATCACTAAATTCATTGAAGAGAAACAGAAGAATCTTcctggaaattttaagaagcttCTGCTTTTCCATTTGAAGAAGCTTGTGGCTGCTGGGAAGTTGGTCAAGGTTAAGAATTCGTATAAACTTCCTTCGGCTAAGGCTTCGAAGCCGGCTACAACTGCTTCTGCTCCGGCTAAGAAGAAGCCGGCTGCTAAGTCCAAACCTGCTTCGAAGGCCAAGGAAGGGAAACGtgctaaaacaacttctaaaTCCCCTTCTAAGACAAAGGCTAAAGCGGCGGCTAAACCAAAGGCTGCTCCTAAGGCTAAATCCACCGCAACGAAGACGAAGGCTGTGGCTGCTGTGAAGCCGAAGGCGAGTGCATCTGCTAAGCCAAAAACCGTAGCTAAATCGAAGGCGAAGCCAAAGGAAAAGCCGGCTAAGGCTTCGAGGACTTCAACAAGGACTTCTCCTGGGAAGAAGGCGGCTGTCCCTAAAGCTACTCCGAAGAAGGCTGCCGCGCCTAAAAAGGCTCCTTCGAAGAGTGCTAAGCCGAAAAGTGTCAAATCACCGGCGAAGAAAGCTACGACGAGGAGGGGAAAGAAATGAGAAGGGAGGCTAGTCGAAATAGGGGTAGTATTGTAAATTGGAGTGATGTATAGTGGGTGTATATGGATCCACGTATACCCACGAGATATAACATTCAGatctcttttttaatatttttatttgagttggtttttttttttttggtgagttTAAAAGTTGAAACAGTTGTTAGATGTAACTTTCAGTTGAATGTATTATGAGATAAACTTAGAGCAATGATCTCTCTGACCTGTTTCCGCTTCATTGTGGTTTCGATGTTGGTTTGTAATGATAGCTTCACTAAATTTGATGGATTCAGTTATTCTCGAGTGGAACTTCTAATTAACCATTTTTTCTAACTTCAAATATCAGTTCATGGGAGTTAGGGTAGAGATAGGCCTCGAAATTTCCAGCCTTTTGTGTTCTACTGGTGTGTCAGCAATATTATCCTTCTCTTACTGATATTTACATGTCGAATAGCTTATAAATCTATCAGTGAAGCCCAACCTCATCTGTTATTAAAAAGGTTAAGGAGAAGATAATGGGAATTTTGAACAAGTTTGATGTTGCGCCATGCTTCTTCCGACTCTTCCACCAACATGATGATTGATGATGAAATCTAAAAAAGAATCAACCCCAAAGATTGTACCCTATTATGTTAAGGTAAGCAAAAAGTAAGGCCACTGCATTACATAACcaatctatttatatttatatttatatttatatgtatatgttttgatGCATTATAGAATATAGATTTGTACAAtgaatttatatgtatttatttaaggACTTTTGGGAAAATCCTTCCCCCCCCCTATTCCTAGGATAGGATGGTTCAAGTTCAAATTGTCTGCTTCTAGGCTCTCGGTCCATGGCCCAATGGACCCGATAAAACAAAAGATCCGTATCCACTAACATTGAGTTGCGACTTGCGCGTATTAGTTGAGGTTCCGTAGTCTGGTTTTTCAAAAACATCCGGCAAAATGGTCGCCAGTAGGATGGTTCGCGTTGCTTCAGCCGCTAATGGAGCTGCTCGATCATGTTCTTCTTCTTATGCAGAATCTACTCCAATAGGTAAACTCTCATCTCTTTTCAATTCCCGCCAAAACCCCACTTTTTCTAAGAATCCCAAATCTTCAAACCTCAACAAACAAAATTTTGCAAGTCAAGAACCACTTCACAAATTTCTCAAATCAGGGGCTATTACTCTCGATAAAGCAGTTCAACTTTTTGATCAGATGACCCAAATGAAACCCTCTCCTCCAATGTCATCATTTAATCTGTTGTTAGGTGCCCTTGTTAAGATTAAGCAGTATAATCATGTCGTTTTGCTTTGCAAGAGATTGGATTCTATTGGATTTTCGCCTAATTTCTTTACCTTGAATATTCTACTTAATTGTTTATGTCGTGCGGGTAGAATTAGTGATGCTTTCGCTGTTTTCGGTAGGCTTTTTAGGTGGGGTTTTAGACCAGATACTCTAACTTTTACATCTCTGATTAAAGGGCTGATTGTCGAGGATAAGGTTGGTGAAGCAACTAGGTTGTTTGGGAAAATGGTTGTATTTGGTTGTCAGCCTAGTGTTATTAGTTATGGGGCTTTGATTAATGGTCTGTGTCGAATGGGGAATACGAGTATTGCTCTTCGGTTATATGACGAAATGCTTAATGGAAATGGGGTGTGTAAGCCTAACGTTATTATTTATGGTAGCATTATCGATGGCCTGTGCAAGGAGGGTATGATAGAAAAAGCGAGTCAACTTTTTTCGGAAATGAAGGGTTGGGGAATTTGTCCGGATGTGATTGTTTATAGCTCCCTACTTCATGGTTTTTGTTGCATAGGTAACTTGGAGAAGGCTAAAAGTCTGTTTCTTGAGATGTTGGATCAAGGTGTGCATCCTAATGTGATCACTTTCAATGTGTTAATAGATGCACTCTGCAAGATGGAGAAGTTCGAAGAAGCGAATCAGTTGTTGAATTTAATGATTCAGAGAGGAGTAAATCctgatataataacatataacACATTGATGGATGGGTATTGCTTGGCTGGTAAGCTTGATTTTGCAGGGGATTTGTTTGCTTCCTTGCAAAGTAAGGATAATGGACCAGATGTTGTTAGCTTTAATATAATGATCAATGCTTATTGCAAAAACTGGAAGGTTAATGAAGCTATGAGGCTTTACCGGGAAATGATCGCAAAAAGGATTAAGCCAACGGTTATCACGTATAACACCTTATTGACTGGTCTTTTCCAGGCAGGAAAGGTTGACGAAGCAAGAGAACTGTTTGGTAAGATGCAGTTCGGTAACATTGCACCTGATTCTTGCACGTATAACATCTATGTGGATGGACTTTGCAAAAACGATTGTGACTCAGAGGCACTGGAACTGTTCCATAAGTTAGAAAGTTGCAAGTTTGAATTTAGCATTAAGGTGTTCAACTCCCTTATTTATGGGCTGTGCAAAACAAGGAAGCTTGAAACAGCTTGGGAGCTATTTTATGGATTGCCAAATAAAGGCTTGGAACCAACAGTTGTAACTTATTCTATAATGATCAATGGGATGTGTAAGGAAGGGCGACTTGAAAAGGCAAATGATTTGTTAATAGAAATGGAGGAAAAGGGTTGTGCTCCAAATGTTGTCACGTTTAACACACTCATGCATGGTTTTACTCAGAAGAATGATACCCAAAAAGTAGTGAAACTTCTTCATAAAATGGTGGAGAAAAAATTGTCGCCTGATGCATCCACTGTTGCCGCAGTTGTAGATTTACTTTCCAAAGATGAAGCATATCTTGAAACTCTGAAATTACTTCCTACATTTCCAGTCCAAGTGCCACCTAATAAGGCCAGAGTGAAACTTGTTTGCGAGCTTTGAGTGTCAGTCAAAATCCTTGACTTGACAGAGCTTCTGCAGAGACTTAACATATTGAGTGGAGGTTtcaaaatgtgttggcttacaCACATGTTACATCACTTTCATTTGAGTTCAAGCCCGGAATTATTAGCATTCTCACATTCTGATACCAATTCTTCAATGTTAATCTGTTGTAAAGTTTATGGTTTGAAATCCTGGGGAAATTGCAAAGGCAGTACGTATAAATGTCAATATGGTTTGAAGGATTATTTGAAGGAATAGTTGGTTCTGACAAAGTTATTACAAGATAGAATCATTTAATTGTTGGTGGGAAAACATTCAATGTCTTAGAAGTTGGGAATTTGGTTGCTTGATCACAGTAGAATAATGTGTTTGTGGAGTAGTTGCTGGCAAACTCAGCTGAGAAACTAATATTTCTTCATGGCATTTACATTATGTAAGCCTGCAATCAAATCTTCTCTCATCTTGGTTCAAGTTCAGATTAGAAGAACAAAGCCTTCCACAGTGAAGCTGAGTTGTCCTCCAGAGTAGCCCTTCAACCAGAATGTCTGGGAGGCATGAATTTTCTTCCTTGGCTTAATATGTATTATTAACTAAATTATCACTTTGACACTTGCTCCAACTTTTTATCAGTTTGACCTTCTACTTTAGTTCTGTATAGTCCATTACTTACCCCAATCCGATTGTCCGtgttaaaaaaaaacccaaccaatcatatatatatattttaaaaaataaaaaagtaaaaaaaatagaaattttaaaaaaaaatcattaagaatccaaaaaaaaaaaatcataaacaatccccaaaattattattacttagaaaattataaaaactaaaaaaaatcataatttatttttgaaaaatgatagaaaaacattttttaaattttaagtaattgtaactaaaaaaaaaatcataaatttttttagaaaaagtttggaattttagatttttagaaaatttcaaaatttcatgacttttctttttgcatttttatgaaaattttgacattttaaaggaattttgagtttttaaagtaccataaaattcttaaaaattttctattaaacctaaaattctaaacgaattatttatttatttatatgttatgacttgtttttaatttattgaagTTTTGCAtgcttataattttaaaaaatagtttttagttttttaaaataattttatgagtttttagattttttttggcTTTCCAAAAGTTTTTATGATATTCTTGGAAGTTTAAcgatttttttagttttgttatatttttaaaaattttaatttctttacatgTGGCAGCATGTCATTTGTAGGTTGAAATTTTTTAATGGAAATTTGGATTACGGTAATgggattatagaattaaagtacAAGGGTCAAACTGAGTACAGAAATAAAATGCAAGGACCAAATTGAGAAACAAATAATATAAGTATCAAAGTGAAAATTTAACTATAGTTCAGGGGCCAAAAGCAGTATTAggcttttccatttttttttttttgcggttACATATGATATCCATCTTACTATTTGTGGCTGGGGAACAGATAAGAGTGGTCAAGGCTCAATCAGTTGTGGTTTTGGGTTATGCTTCTATAACTTTTCGAGGAAGCAACACAATGAAAACCTGTCTTgtttttgttataaatatttgATGCAGATAAAAACCGAGTGGACAAAGTTTTGAGGAACAATGCAGTAAATTTGGAGTTATCTTGTAATGAAACTATTTCTGTACTAAAATGACTGTCGTAAAACTTAAATGATTGAGTTTTGTCATCGTAGTTCGTATAGTCTTCTCGACAAATGAAAAAGGGGGGGGGGTGAACTATTGTCACAAATTTGGATGGAATTTGGCTACAAAAAGCGACTGGGACGGCAAAATCTTCAAAAGAATCTAAAGTCTAAACACCTACTTTACCTAACTTCCTACATTTCCCACTCTCTCCATTGAAGTTTGAACCCAAATCATTCACAACTCTTATATctatcattaacataattttcTTCTAATTACAATTATTATATAGCTTGCAAACAAATCATTTACAAATCATTAGATGGCATGCCCTTACGGAGCCATAATACCGGAGGGGATGATACCTCATGGCTGCTCTTAACCCCTTTCAAAGTTAGAGGTTTGTGCCTGCTGCCATCTGAAAGTTGGCTCAAGTGAGTGTTGCAGGTTGAGACATGATCTAACATGAGGAAGTAAAAAAGAGAGGAGAGATTTTCACTATCGTAAAGTTTAGTGCATGACTTTATAGGTCTAGGCGTTAAGGGGAAGTAGCCCATCCTTTGTTGCATGGAAAAAAGTTATCACAACATGGGGAACACATAAGCCGACAAGGTTCAATGGTGGCTCCCCtcctctcccttttctttttaatctCCTCCCGGAGACCTATAAAATCGTACAAAGAAACTACTCTGCTTCCAATTTTTACAATCTTCTTTTCTTTCAACATGAGAAGTCTTCTGACTTACGAAAACATAAAATCAATAACAAACGTTTGATATTGTCTTCATTTCATCTTCCACAAGCTGCAAGTGTTGCATGTTCCCTTCAGTCAGCGCAAGGAGATGAACTTCTGCTATTTTCTTTTGCCTTTTGACAACACTTAAAACTAAACATATCTGCTGAACATATTGACAACCCCCTGGAGTTCTGACCCACACGGAATTATGAACTTCACatggggttttttttttccatGTGGATTTGACCCACCAAGAGTTAATGTGTCTGCCCGTCCGGTATCGATATAGGCACCATGTAACAAAGAAAAAGTTATGATGAATCCTGAAGGGAAAAATATGAGACAAATTTAAAGTTTACTTTCAATCTTTCACCATCTTAGACATAAAGCAAAAGTGATAGCAAACAAAGTTATGGTCTTCTAGTAACTAAATAATATTCTTTGCAAGACTCAGCAAGCAAAGTCCATGATGAACACTCCAAATCCCACAAACATAAACAAACCAAAAAGATAGACGAAGATTGAATTTTTAGCAATCAGATGTTCACATTAAGATATATAGCTGTGTATGaaaacatattaaaaaccatGAAAATCAGGATACAAATTCTACCCTTACTTTTCACCTGTTATAGAATATGCATATTTGATCATGGGGACAGTGAAGCTGAAGCTGaaaatatataactattaaaCCAAGTTGAGGGGAATGAAGCCTGGTCCGAAatcattcaaaacacatttaaggTCCATATGAATGAATGGTCTCGAACCAGTCAGCATTCCCCGCAACAGTTCACGCAGTTCACGTTATAGACGCtcaagagaaaaaggaaagagcAAATAAGGGAAAAATTTTCAGAGATACATAGGGGGAAGAGAGAGACTGATAAATATGGGATTAGTGCATTTGATTTTTCCATGCACAAGTTTTACGCAATGGGGTCCTTTATATACGTAGCGATCGAGGGAGATTCCACGACACGAGTCCCTCTAATTTCTACCATAACCCTTCTTTTCACACATTAGAGGGATCCAGGTGGTTTAGAATTTTAGTACTACAATGAACCCCTTATACCACTTCGTATATATTCCGCTCCAATAAATTAACGccacctcattttcttttttatcagATCATTAAAAGCTGTCTCAAAAATTTACCCACCAAAAACCCACTTTCccgttgaaaaaaaaaaaacattccaAGTTACCCGATTCTAACTTCTGAAACCTATCTTTTAACTCTTCCTATAGAGTTTTTGCCCCATCAtctaaaagctttttttttttcatgtcattaaaATCCTTTCTACATGTGAATAACAaaatttaagaatattaaataaaaaattaaattgtaacatataaatatagaatattaaattaatacaattatttatcCTGATGTTGTctatatactattattatttttaatttttgtggaCATACTATGATATCAtttctatatataaaaataaaaatactaaaataccatcgaataatataatttattttaaaaataaaaaattttcaaaccgaGTTAGTACTCGATTAACTCGTAATACCAACCCACTCAATAGTttaattaatagtataaaaaGTATAATCTATTTTAAATACGAAaggacatttttataatttttctaaccgAGCATTTGAGACATCAACTTAGTCAAGGTAATTTTTTTAAGCgagatttaaataataataaagataaatataaaaaaaatctaattgaggtttaaataataatataaataaacatgaaaaataattccAATTTCAAAAAGAAGAAGGAATGGATCTAAAACGCTAATGAACAATAAATTTATCAGTCTTAACAAGTTATTGATGAGTAAAGGTTTTGTATGTGTTGCTATTGTATTAATGACTTTGAGGTCAACTTCAAAGCGCCCATTTTTAGCCTCTATATTAGGATTTTGGCACCGGCATTAGTTTGTGTCAACTACTTGCTTTTCAgtcaatattttatatatatatattccaaccAGTTGGTAgcatgaaattttgataaatatttagaCGAAGAAAAAACTTGTTTGAATTAGGCAGTAAAGTTGCTTTTTATAAAGCGTAAAGAAAAATGAATCCATGTGTTTTCAACCGACAGCTGAAATCTGTTAGAAACAAAGTAGCTGAATGCTTAAATGATTCCAATAATTATAAAGTGGGGATTTTGTAAAATTATCTTTCActcatttctatcaatttaatttttaaaataattagtgGAATTAAAATTTTTGAGTTTGGATCATTTCTCCATTAATATATCTTCACTTAAAGTATTATTATCCATTTCATTGTTACTGTTTTAATTCAACATTTACATTTAAATCTTATTAATACAAGACGTTGGGATAAATTATGCTGGTGATTCATACCATTTATAATACGGAGACCACTAAAAatggtaaatatatataaaaggagaTTGAGAGTGAGCTATTTCAGGGTGCTTGTCTTACAAGTAGTTAAGTTGCTAGAGAGAGATATTTATAATGGGAGGTAAGCTTAACTCGAGTCCTAATCATTAAGCACTTTACTCCATAAATACAGATGATTGAGTGGTAGATTGTTAGTTAGAAATATTGTTGAAGTCTATATGAGGTGACTAAGCAGAGTGATTTTAAATTTGGGGAGGTGACTGATTAACGGGTGTTAGCATGTACTCTTCCTTATATATATCTTTTGAGGATTGCATGAGCCCACCTTATATGGCATGGCACTTGGTAAGGCTGAGACTAGTCTCTTGGAGCATTCGAGATTTGTTGAATTTTATCTTCAGACGTTAAGTGGTACAACAGAGGTCTGACTTAATTAAGCATAATAATTACCTCCTAGATGAAAGACAAAGTACAAAGTGACTTGAATTGAGTCAAAACTCTGGCGAGGTTTAGGAAGTTTTGGTGAAGCTTAAAGAGATTTCAAAATGTTATGATTAAATCTCTAATCACCGTGCCTTTGCATTAATTGTTGTTAGAGATGCGTTCATCTCTTATCATTCTTTGTCACGGTTGTTTCTTTGTTTGGGCTGTTTTAGTTTCTCGCTTAGAACATATAAATAGTACTCCTATGTGAATTCAAAACCTTTAtttgtttctatttcttttttgcacttaatcttttttcttattttgttgtCTTTGGTCGAGAGATTCCTTTTGCATTTCCTGTTTTTCCATTCTTATCATTTTGTTCTTCGGGGTGGatattgatttttcaaaattcCAATCAAAGTATGTTTTGATGGTAGATTCCACAACCATGGCAGAAAAGATATTCATGCTAAAACTATTGGAAAAAACACGTTAaagaacaaatataaatataaatatttatgttaaatacaagatcttaaaaaataatacaaacaaatatttatttttttatgtaaaaaacattagatctaaaaaaacaaaacaaattaaataaatatatttatatctatttaaaacatcaaatctggaaaaataattaaataaacaagatcTTTCAAAATGAGAAATGGAATAAGAGAATTAACTTTTACTAGATGTTGAAGTCTGTTTTCACAATTTTCTTAAAGACAGATTCAGTCACTCCTATTGTACTTGAAAAAACGTTGGCCGTCTGTCTCTCAGGATACAACAATAAAATGATCGTGGCAATAGTATATTTGTAGTGATCAACAAACAAACTCTGCATTCTTCTATTACCGAAAcgtttgaaaatttggagagaaaataattttttgagagTGAAAAAATTCGTTGTGTGTCTGTCAAGAATTCTGCAGTATTCTTTAGGCTTTTATAGACATTCAATATGgaggaattttaaaaattttcataaataaatatataaatctgcattaaaagagcttttaaattaatttgaataaaatcaaatcaaatagagATATATCTGAGAGGCTAAAATATCTGCTAGCCTTTTTTGGGCCTGactggttaaaattttaaattcaatcaTTCAATAACTTTTAAGTatgttctcatatatatatatatctcatacttAATATTTAACCAATGTGAGATTTAAgcatttaaacttttttttcctcaacaaatattcacaagtggcttactttgagtatcaatttctcattaatcactcaaccattttgagcatataatataccgttgtaaaggtctcatggagtaaaatataaaaccataattttatgattcaactctccaccaTTTACCAATtaagaatatgcctcaaagttttcaaaaattataatttttccaacaaaaaCTTAAGAGGTTGGTGTTCTATGTGACTCTTTTTGTCTCCCACCAAA
It includes:
- the LOC107924194 gene encoding histone H1, which produces MATEEPTVAVESAPELAEENPAEATANPKSGKAKKAKEPKAKKAAAPRKRRAPPAHPPYEEMVKDAIVTLKEKTGSSQYAITKFIEEKQKNLPGNFKKLLLFHLKKLVAAGKLVKVKNSYKLPSAKASKPATTASAPAKKKPAAKSKPASKAKEGKRAKTTSKSPSKTKAKAAAKPKAAPKAKSTATKTKAVAAVKPKASASAKPKTVAKSKAKPKEKPAKASRTSTRTSPGKKAAVPKATPKKAAAPKKAPSKSAKPKSVKSPAKKATTRRGKK
- the LOC107924193 gene encoding putative pentatricopeptide repeat-containing protein At1g12700, mitochondrial gives rise to the protein MVASRMVRVASAANGAARSCSSSYAESTPIGKLSSLFNSRQNPTFSKNPKSSNLNKQNFASQEPLHKFLKSGAITLDKAVQLFDQMTQMKPSPPMSSFNLLLGALVKIKQYNHVVLLCKRLDSIGFSPNFFTLNILLNCLCRAGRISDAFAVFGRLFRWGFRPDTLTFTSLIKGLIVEDKVGEATRLFGKMVVFGCQPSVISYGALINGLCRMGNTSIALRLYDEMLNGNGVCKPNVIIYGSIIDGLCKEGMIEKASQLFSEMKGWGICPDVIVYSSLLHGFCCIGNLEKAKSLFLEMLDQGVHPNVITFNVLIDALCKMEKFEEANQLLNLMIQRGVNPDIITYNTLMDGYCLAGKLDFAGDLFASLQSKDNGPDVVSFNIMINAYCKNWKVNEAMRLYREMIAKRIKPTVITYNTLLTGLFQAGKVDEARELFGKMQFGNIAPDSCTYNIYVDGLCKNDCDSEALELFHKLESCKFEFSIKVFNSLIYGLCKTRKLETAWELFYGLPNKGLEPTVVTYSIMINGMCKEGRLEKANDLLIEMEEKGCAPNVVTFNTLMHGFTQKNDTQKVVKLLHKMVEKKLSPDASTVAAVVDLLSKDEAYLETLKLLPTFPVQVPPNKARVKLVCEL